The DNA window GTCTTCCGGGTCTGCCGTCTCCTGGCCGATCGATCCATCAACATCGTCGACATGAAGACCCACCGTCTCATCTCCGCGGAGAGCGGAACCCCCTTCTTCGAGATGGAGATCGAGGTCGATGTCCCCCGGACGATCTCGGAAGAGGGGTTGAGGCAGGACCTCCATCGCTTGGCAGACGACCTGAAGATCGACCTCGTCCTGCGAAGGCTTTAATTGGGGCCCGAGGGCTCGATCTCCATCGTCAGGGACGTGGCGAATGGCTCCCGGGGATAAGAAGGGGTGGGTTCCTCTTCGAGGCCTTCCTGGCGGCAACGTCTCTGCAATCTGGCCCAGTCGAGGTCAACCTGGCTCTGGAGCGCGGCCACCAGATCCTCATAGCCCGGCGAGAGGAGGTGGCTGAACCTACCCTGCGAGGCGAACCAATCCGTGAGGGGCCTCTTCGTCTTCGGTTGGTAGTTCAGCCTCCACTCCCCCTCCTCGACCTCGTAGAGGGGCCAGACGCAGGTCTCGACGGCGAGCCTCGAAAGGCGGTTGAGGTCCTTCGGATCGTATCGCCACCCCCGGGGGCAGGGGCTCAGGACGTTGAGGAAGGCCGGGCCATCCGCAGAAATCCCTTTTTTCACCTTCCTCATCAGATCCTGCCAGGCATGGGGAGCGGCCTGGGCCACGTAGGGGATATTATGGGCCGCCACGATGGCCGTCATATCTTTTCGGTGCTGGATCTTGCCGGCCATGGCCTTTCCCACAGGGGTGGTGGTGCTCCAGGCCGCTTTCGGCGTGGCCCCGCTCCGCTGGGTTCCCGTGTTCATGTAGGCCTCATTGTTCAGGCAGACGTATAGGAATCGATGCCCCCTTTCGAGGGCGCCGCTCAGCCACTGGAACCCGATGTCATAGGTGGCGCCGTCCCCCGCGAAGACGACGAACCGGATCACCCGGTCGTCGATCTTCCCCTGCCTCTTCAAGGACCGGTAGGCCGCCTCCACACCCGAGATGATGGAGGCGGCGGTTTCGAAGGCGCTGTGGATCCAGGGGACCCGCCATGCCGTGTAGGGAAAGATGGCCGTCGTGATTTCGAGACAACCGGTTGGCGTGGCCACGACCACCGGTTCTTCGATGGCGTGGAGGATTTGGCGGACGATGACCGCCTCTGCACAGCCGGAACACATCCGGTGGCCGGGCGCCAAACGCTCCGGCTGCCGCGAAAGCTCCTTGAGATTGGTCCTCTTTCCCCTCTCCTCGAATCCCATGGAAGGCTCCTTTCTTTATTTATTCTCTCAGGCCGAGGTAACGGAGGGTCGGCCCGACCTCTCCAGATCGAACGATCCTCAACAGGTCTTCGAAGACCGAGCAGATCTGCTCAGGAACCGTATCCCTTCCTCCGATGCCGAAGATATAATCGACCAGATGGGGCCGCTCGCCCTTCAGATATAATGCGGTTGCCACCTCGGTGAAGACCGGGTTTCCTTGGCCGCCGAAGAAGGCCGTCCGTTCCAGCATGGCCACCGCCCTCTTTCCCTTCAAGGCCGTCGCGATCGCCTCAGCAGGAAAAGGCCTGAAGCAGCGGACCTTGAGCATCCCTGCCCTCACCCCCTTCTTCCGCATCTCGTCGACCGCAACCCGGACCGCACCTGCGGTCGCCCCCAAGATCACGATCGCGACCTCTGCATCCTCCAGCCGGTAGGGCTCGATCAACCCATAGGGACGACCCGTAAGCCTCCCATAGGCCTCGCCGACCTCGGAGACGACCACCCCTGCCTTCTCCATCGCCTCCCACTGGGGACGCTTGTGTTCGAAGTAGTAATCGGTGAAGTCGGCCGCCCCATAGGTGACCGGATGATCCACGTCCAGGACCGAAAAGAGGGGCCTGTAGCGGCCGATCCAGTCCCTGACCGTCTCGTCGGGCAGGATTTCAACAGGGGTGAGGGTGTGGCTTAGGACGAAGCCATCGAGACAGCACATCACCGGCAGGAGCACGTCCGGGTGTTCGGCGATCCGGACCGCCTGGAGGACGTTGTCGTAGGCCTCCTGCTGGGTCTCGGCATAGAGCTGGACCCAGCAGGCATCCCGGGCTCCCATCGAGTCGTCGTGACTGCAGAGGATGTTGAGGGGGGTGTTGAAGGCCCGGTTGGTGATGTGCATCACGATCGGAAGCCGCCATCCCGAGGCCACCCAGAGCATCTCCCACATCAGGGCCAATCCAGGCCCGCAGGTGGCCGTCTGGGTCCTGGCCCCGGCCAGGGCCGCTCCGATGCAGGCGCTCAGGGCGGCGTGTTCGCTCTCGACCGGAATGAACTCGGTATCGACCCGACCCTGACTGACGAACTCGCTGAAGGTCATCACGATCTCGGTCTGCGGGGTGATGGGGTAGGCCGCCACCACATCGGGGTTGATCTGGCGCATCGCCTCCGCAACCGCATTGTCTCCTTCGAGGGCCATTCGCAAGCCTTTCACCGGACGCTCGATCATCGATCCTCCCTCCTCATCAGGTGCTCCTCGACCATTGCGATCGCCTGCCGGGGGCACTCCTCCGCGCAGATGGCGCATCCCTTGCAGTACCCCAGATGGACGCCCACCACCCTGCCCTCCTCGACCCGAATGCTCCCATCCGGGCAGAAGAGCCAGCAGAGCATACAGTGGGAACATCTCTCAGGATCGATGAGAGGCCGAAGGGCCCTCCAGCTTCCGGTTTCGTACCCGACGGAGTTTCCCGCCTCGAGGATCAACCCCCTCATCGGCAACTCTCTCCAGCCTTTCAATGTTTGAGACATCCTTCCTCCTCCGGGACTATCCGATCTGACATTCTTGATAGGCCTTTTCAAAGGCCTCGATATTGGCCTCGGCCACCTTGGGAGAGAAGGTGGCCACGAGCTTCGTCCTGATCGTCTCGATGAGGCTCTTCTTCTGCACAACGGGTGCCGCCTTGACCAGGGCCCCTAACATGGGCGTATTCGGGATGTTTCTCTTGAGCGTATGAAGGGCGATCGAGGTCGCATTCACCACGGCCACCTTCCCCTTGCCGAAGGAAATCTTCTTCCGCACTTCCTCCGGGGTGAGGGGGGTGTTGGTCACGAGGACGCCTCCCTCCGGAGGGAGGCCCTCCGTTACATCGACAAATTCGATGAGAGTGGGATCGATCACCACCACGATATCGGGTTCGGTCACCTGACAGTGGAGGAGGATCGGATCGGAGCTGATCCGGGTATAGGCCCGGACAGGCGCTCCCATCCTCTCGCCACCGTAATCGGGCAGGGCCTGGAAGTACTTCCCTTCCTTCATGGCGGCCTCGGCAAGAAGTTTGGCAGCCGTGACCACGCCCTGTCCTCCTCTTCCGTGGAATCGAATCTCGCTCACATCCCTCCCTGTCGCTTTCATGGGTTCCCTTCCCGATCCTCGAATCTGATAGGAATCGATTTCAAAGGCTTCGACGGTATCCGTAGAAGTGGTAGAGGTCCTTCACGACAAATTCGTAATCCTTCCGGATGGTCTCGTACTTCTTCGCATTCTCGATGGCGATCGCGCCCATCTCCGAAAGCGATTTCAAAAACCCGATCTCTTCCGGCGAAAAACTTCGTGGCTCCGAGCTGTAGAGGCGGAGCGCACCGATCACCTGCCCTCCCACCGTGAGAGGGAGAGAGAGGATCCCGACGATCCCCTCTTCCTTGGCCTCATCCCGGTACTGGACCCTCGGGTCCTGAGAGGCATCAGGAATCCAGACCGTCTTCCCCTCCATGGTCTCAGCGATGCTCCGGTCGGCATCGACAGGCCCTTTCAAAAGGTAGCGATCGCTCAACCCTTGGGTGGCCACCAACTCGAGGCGCCTCCTCCCCCTGTCGAGCAGGTAAAGGGAGCATCCCTTGACTTTCATCACCTCCACGACTTTGGTGACCAGCGATCTAAGGACTTCGTGGAGGTCGAGAGAGGAATGGATCGATTTTACCACTTCCCTGAAAGAGTCTATCAAAAACGATTTTGCCTCCATATCCATCGAAACCCTACCTCCTTCAATTATTGAGAAATGATGTGATAGGCGTTCGAATTGAAAAAAAGCAAATTGGATGCCAAGCATAGTAAACCAAAAAAATATAATGATTTTCAATAACTATATCAAAGCCAGAAGGCCGGCGGCTTTAGAAATTTAGAAAAAATTCGAAAATAAATTAGAAATTTTTAGAAATCTCAGAATGGAGGTTGAGGCGAGCCGCCTAAGGGGGATTTTTTTCGGGGGCTTTCAAGATATATTCAATTTCTTCCTGCGATACCGGAAGGTATGGTGATTCAGATGGAGCAACCTCGCTGCCTTGCTCTCGTTGCCCTCTGCGATGCGGAGGGCCTCCTCAAAGTAAGCTTTTTCCAAGGATTGCAAAAGAGCCGTAAGGTCAATCCCTTCCGGTGGAATTGAAGGGACCTCTTTGGAGAGGGGGAGGCGGTCTGGAAGATGGCCTGAAGGGGGCTTTTCGATCCCGAGATCTTTTGGGGTCAAAGTGGGCCCTTTTCCGATCAACACCGCCCTCTCCACCATGTTCTTAAGCTCCCGTACATTGCCGACCCAGTGGTGATCCATGAGGGCCTTCTCCGCCTGAGGAGAGAAACCGGTGAAACTCTTTCCAAACTTCTTGTTGAACCGGAGGAGGAAGAATTTGGCAAGTGGGATGATGTCCTCTCGCCGTTCGCTCAACGAAGGGATCTGGATCTTGATCACGCCCAGACGGTAATAGAGGTCCTTTCGAAACTGGTCCCTCTCGGCCAGGCTCTCAAGGTCCTTGTTGGTGGCGGAGATCACCCGGACCCGGACCTGGAGTTTCTTGGTTCCCCCTATCCGATAAAACTCTCCTGCTTCGAGGAAACGGAGGAGCTTGGCCTGCGACTCGAGGCTCAAATCGCCGACCTCATCGAGGAAGAGCGTCCCATTGGCCGCCTCCTCGATCAGGCCTTTCTTGCCCGAGAGGCTCGCTCCGGTGAAGGCCCCTTTCTCATAACCGAAAAGCTCGCTCTCGATCAGTTCTTTGGGAAAGGCGGCACAGTTGACCTTTATAAAAGGGCCCATGAAGTTTGGGCTGTGGTAATGGATGGCGCTGGCCACAAGCTCCTTCCCCACCCCTGTCTCCCCGAGGATCAGAACGGGGGTGTCAGGGCTTCTCGCCACCATCTCCACGAATTCCATCACGTCGTGAATCACGTTGCTCTCGCCGATGAAGCAGGGAAGGTTCTCCTTCAGATACTTCTCCTGCAGGACCTGGACCTCCTTCCTCAACCGGATCGTATCGATCGCATTGCGGATGGTGATGGCCAGGCCCTCCATGTAGATCGGCTTGACGATATAGTCGCTCGCCCCCAGTTTCATCGCCGAGACGACCGTGTCGGTCTCCTCATAGGCGGTGACCACGATGACCAGGGCCTCCGGCAGGAGGGCCTTGATCCTCCGAAGCGCCTCGAGACCATGCATGTCGGGCAGCCCGATGTCGAGAAGAACCAGGTCCGGAGGATCCTTCGGGAGGGCCTCCAGGGCCGCCTTGGCCGTAGAAAAGGTCCTCACCCGATAATCCTTCTCCAGGGCCATGGTGAT is part of the Thermodesulfobacteriota bacterium genome and encodes:
- a CDS encoding 2-oxoacid:acceptor oxidoreductase family protein, with the protein product MKATGRDVSEIRFHGRGGQGVVTAAKLLAEAAMKEGKYFQALPDYGGERMGAPVRAYTRISSDPILLHCQVTEPDIVVVIDPTLIEFVDVTEGLPPEGGVLVTNTPLTPEEVRKKISFGKGKVAVVNATSIALHTLKRNIPNTPMLGALVKAAPVVQKKSLIETIRTKLVATFSPKVAEANIEAFEKAYQECQIG
- a CDS encoding thiamine pyrophosphate-dependent enzyme, which produces MGFEERGKRTNLKELSRQPERLAPGHRMCSGCAEAVIVRQILHAIEEPVVVATPTGCLEITTAIFPYTAWRVPWIHSAFETAASIISGVEAAYRSLKRQGKIDDRVIRFVVFAGDGATYDIGFQWLSGALERGHRFLYVCLNNEAYMNTGTQRSGATPKAAWSTTTPVGKAMAGKIQHRKDMTAIVAAHNIPYVAQAAPHAWQDLMRKVKKGISADGPAFLNVLSPCPRGWRYDPKDLNRLSRLAVETCVWPLYEVEEGEWRLNYQPKTKRPLTDWFASQGRFSHLLSPGYEDLVAALQSQVDLDWARLQRRCRQEGLEEEPTPSYPREPFATSLTMEIEPSGPN
- the porA gene encoding pyruvate ferredoxin oxidoreductase, whose amino-acid sequence is MIERPVKGLRMALEGDNAVAEAMRQINPDVVAAYPITPQTEIVMTFSEFVSQGRVDTEFIPVESEHAALSACIGAALAGARTQTATCGPGLALMWEMLWVASGWRLPIVMHITNRAFNTPLNILCSHDDSMGARDACWVQLYAETQQEAYDNVLQAVRIAEHPDVLLPVMCCLDGFVLSHTLTPVEILPDETVRDWIGRYRPLFSVLDVDHPVTYGAADFTDYYFEHKRPQWEAMEKAGVVVSEVGEAYGRLTGRPYGLIEPYRLEDAEVAIVILGATAGAVRVAVDEMRKKGVRAGMLKVRCFRPFPAEAIATALKGKRAVAMLERTAFFGGQGNPVFTEVATALYLKGERPHLVDYIFGIGGRDTVPEQICSVFEDLLRIVRSGEVGPTLRYLGLRE
- a CDS encoding 4Fe-4S binding protein, whose translation is MSQTLKGWRELPMRGLILEAGNSVGYETGSWRALRPLIDPERCSHCMLCWLFCPDGSIRVEEGRVVGVHLGYCKGCAICAEECPRQAIAMVEEHLMRREDR
- a CDS encoding sigma-54 dependent transcriptional regulator — encoded protein: MISYCIYVLDDEETIREGITMALEKDYRVRTFSTAKAALEALPKDPPDLVLLDIGLPDMHGLEALRRIKALLPEALVIVVTAYEETDTVVSAMKLGASDYIVKPIYMEGLAITIRNAIDTIRLRKEVQVLQEKYLKENLPCFIGESNVIHDVMEFVEMVARSPDTPVLILGETGVGKELVASAIHYHSPNFMGPFIKVNCAAFPKELIESELFGYEKGAFTGASLSGKKGLIEEAANGTLFLDEVGDLSLESQAKLLRFLEAGEFYRIGGTKKLQVRVRVISATNKDLESLAERDQFRKDLYYRLGVIKIQIPSLSERREDIIPLAKFFLLRFNKKFGKSFTGFSPQAEKALMDHHWVGNVRELKNMVERAVLIGKGPTLTPKDLGIEKPPSGHLPDRLPLSKEVPSIPPEGIDLTALLQSLEKAYFEEALRIAEGNESKAARLLHLNHHTFRYRRKKLNIS
- a CDS encoding GAF domain-containing protein, translating into MDMEAKSFLIDSFREVVKSIHSSLDLHEVLRSLVTKVVEVMKVKGCSLYLLDRGRRRLELVATQGLSDRYLLKGPVDADRSIAETMEGKTVWIPDASQDPRVQYRDEAKEEGIVGILSLPLTVGGQVIGALRLYSSEPRSFSPEEIGFLKSLSEMGAIAIENAKKYETIRKDYEFVVKDLYHFYGYRRSL